Within Arvicanthis niloticus isolate mArvNil1 chromosome 28, mArvNil1.pat.X, whole genome shotgun sequence, the genomic segment gtgtgtgtgtgtgtattaacccCACAGGAAATGATTGAGTTGAATTCCTTTCTCCTGGGAGCTCAGATGTATTCTGATAGTCTGATTGTAGAAGACACTGGAATCACCTCGATGGCTTCTCCTATTAagatatggtttttttttccagggttgaggagatggctcagtgggtaaaggtgactgctgccaagcctgacaactgaaGTTCGATCCGCAAGCCTCGTATGGTAGAGGGAGAGGACAATTCCAGAAAATTCCCtggcctccatgcacacacacacacactctaaatcagtcagtcagtcaatcaatttGAAAGTACTTTTCCACCACTTGATGCCAAGGACACTCACAGGCTAACATGCAGCCTCCCTTCCATGACCCCGGGATCATAGGAAGTGGGCAACAGCTGTACTGACTCCAGTTCAGCCATCTGTTGGGCACAGCTGGGCAGCTCTGCCAGTGGATCAAGCTGATTCTGCAGAAGCTGAGCGCCCTGAAGAGCAACCTCTCCTTTCTGAGGATGAGTGGCCACATGCAAACGGGCCTCCTGGCTACTCAGGGGCCTGGAGGGATCACCTGACTCTGTCTCCAGTCCCTGCAAGAAAGAAAGATGACAGTTTAGTTGAAGCCTCAAAGTAGCTGATTTTAGCCCCAAGTCTCttctgtgtaaacacacacacacacacacacacacacacacacacactatggtgtATAGCTGGGCAGTGTAGCCAGACTCTTGTGATGTGCACGGGAAAGggtcctctttctttctcttgcacTGATTTAGCAGTTTCCCTCCTTCCAGCTGACAAGGCACTAGGATCTCATTTATATCCTCCATAGGCTactgaaaacaataaaagcacTTTGTAATGTCCCTATCCTATGCAGAAAGGCCCATGCTTTGTCCAAGGATGCCTGGAACAGTGTGATTATGACACTGTCATCCACAAGCTCCACGCTCAGAAACGCTACGGCCGATTTAAACACAAAACTCACAATGTTTCAGATACATCTATGATTTGTATTGGGCTGCATTTGTGTGGCTTGAAGGCTACAGGTTGAACACATCTGAGGCACGAGGCCATTAATAGCTCAGACTTATGACTGCCACAGAGAATCCTCCCTAGCCGGGACCATTACCATCCCTACCTTATCCCTGACTGGAGAGCATCCCCAGGaatctcaaagaagaaacagcagATCTTAGTAGCCACTAGGAAAATGCATGTCATTCTTCCATTGTAAGCGAGTGGTACATTGTAAGTGGGTGGAGTTTTATGTTGTTTAGATTTGTATTTTTGTGACAGGGCCTCActgtatagcctaggctgaccAGGAAATCaatacatagcccaggctggatttgaactcatgatcctcttgcctctgccttcagagtgttgggattataggggTGTATCAGTGACTCTGTTTATGAGTAGGCTTTGAATGAAGCAGTGTGAATTGTCCATATATCAGCCTGGCCTCTGGGATGCTCAGACATGAATAGCCTACAGTGCACAGACTTAAACTAGAATTCTTTACTCCCAAAAGGGAAATTCTAGAAGCAGTGACTTATACCACTGACTGTCTAAATGAATGAAACTCATATTAAGTTTATGACATTTTTAAGAATGTAGAAAAGTATCCTGAtaaaccaattttaaaatgtaaaagttaaTGCTCCCTAACCCAAACTCAGCATTACTGTGTGGGCCAACATGGAGCTTAGCTGGTAATATGTGCCTAACATATTATGAATacatgaagccttgggtttgattctcaCCTCCTCATAATAAAGATACAGTAATGCAcacttgcaatctcagcacttgggagatgaaggcaggggGAGCagaagtttgaggttagcctcaGCCATAcactgagttcagggccagcctgagatacagaaCTTCATACCTCAAACCCAAACCACCAAATACCTGCGACAACGCTGGCTATCAACACTTGCTCACCACCTGGTTCTATAGTCAACAGTTATTCTCACAGGCCACATCCCAAGGTATGCTGAACTCACAGGCTCCCGGGGAAACTCCAAACTAATTCAGTATAAGCACACCTTTTGTGTCAGccattcttggttgtcagctcAGCGACATCTGGAATTAAGTAAAACCAAGTGGCTGGGCACACCTGTAaggaaatttttcttaattaaatcaatTGAAATGGGAAGGCCCACCTTTAATCTTCTGAGCTGTGAAGATGCCCCTCAACTCTGAggcacaccttctgctggcagccgttctaaaggacatgaaagaaggaagcttgctctcttCACCTCCTTAATTCCTTTACTGGCATTAGGGTCTACTTCTTCAAGATTCAAGTCTACACTAaaaaccagctgagacatccagcctcatgacTGAATTCTTGGACCATTGGCAGATAGTCATTGTTTttgactagctggaccacagcctgtaagccactctaataaatcttatgtgcatgtgcgtgtgcgtgtgcctgtgcgtgtgtgtgtgtgtgtgtgtgtgtgtgtgtgtgtatgtgtgtgtgtgtgtgtatctgtttctatTACTTTAATGAACCCTAGCCAATACACCTTTTTTCCTTTATGGCACTGAGGCCCACCCTTCTAATTTGTGGGTCCCACAGCCAGCGCTTGGACTTGGACTTCATAGAAGCCTTCTCTGGTTGGACTAACCTCAAGGTCCTCTTATTGCCCCCAAATCCTCTTTTTAAGATCGCTCATTCCCACTGGGCAGTGTAGACTTCCAGACTTCCACTACAGAAATGTTGCTTCTTTTGATTGTTGGAAGTTCTGGAGCTTGGGCGGCACATTTCTGAAAGCTAACAGCAAGGGAGGAAAACAGACCTCTGCTCACCCACAAAGATCAGCTGGGTCGGTGTTGAGTGTTGTTGACACGGGGCCATCGGGTGTACAAATGGGCTACTTCAAGAGGGAGTAACTTTAAAAAGCCATGCCATCTACAGAGTAGACTTTGGCAACAATGTTAGAATTAGCAGCTTTTACCTAGGAGAGTTATGGGATCTGTTCAGGTGTGTTAGTgagtggatggacagacagacactgtcATGAAAGTCCACCAAAAGtgtctagagcaatggttctcagcttttctaatgctgagaccctttaatacagttcctcatgctacggtgacct encodes:
- the LOC143440096 gene encoding uncharacterized protein LOC143440096 isoform X1 — translated: MWKPSASHTRDYLQHTRHFLFLIPGLPEHFPRGGKPDFFLLGLETESGDPSRPLSSQEARLHVATHPQKGEVALQGAQLLQNQLDPLAELPSCAQQMAELESVQLLPTSYDPGVMEGRLHVSLEAEERRFTLMGWHQPIDSGPRLNKLERDRWKIAVVF
- the LOC143440096 gene encoding uncharacterized protein LOC143440096 isoform X2, whose protein sequence is MWKPSASHTRDYLQHTRHFLFLIPGLPEHFPRGGKPDFFLLGLETESGDPSRPLSSQEARLHVATHPQKGEVALQGAQLLQNQLDPLAELPSCAQQMAELESVQLLPTSYDPGVMEGRLHVSLDVKSTASHLCC